The Alphaproteobacteria bacterium genome contains a region encoding:
- a CDS encoding TMEM175 family protein has product MHDKSRSIPKLRLDALTDGVFAVAMTLLVIDLKLPESFHPKDAAELMHRLGELWNQVIVYVVSFYVLGLRWTGMVQMTPPGEEISARYARWALLHLLLITLVPFTTMVMGRHINYAPATWLYAANTIAFALVAIRMISLTEPEHARAHLDDRLGLLVLIGASLLTIAASLVVPQYAMLFYLTNLLNGPLRWFLRRRGVIT; this is encoded by the coding sequence GTGCACGACAAATCCCGATCGATCCCGAAACTGCGTCTCGACGCGTTGACCGACGGCGTGTTCGCGGTCGCGATGACCCTGCTGGTGATCGATCTCAAGCTGCCGGAAAGCTTCCATCCGAAGGATGCGGCGGAGTTGATGCATCGGCTCGGAGAACTCTGGAATCAGGTCATCGTCTACGTCGTCAGCTTCTACGTGCTCGGACTGCGCTGGACCGGAATGGTGCAGATGACGCCGCCGGGCGAAGAGATTAGCGCACGGTACGCCCGATGGGCGTTGCTGCATCTCTTGCTCATCACGTTGGTGCCGTTCACCACCATGGTGATGGGCCGCCACATCAATTATGCCCCAGCGACCTGGCTCTACGCGGCCAACACGATTGCGTTCGCGCTGGTCGCGATCCGCATGATCTCGCTCACCGAGCCCGAGCACGCCCGCGCGCACCTCGACGACCGGCTCGGCCTCCTCGTGCTGATCGGAGCGTCGCTGCTCACGATCGCGGCGAGCCTTGTCGTGCCGCAGTATGCGATGCTTTTCTATCTGACGAACCTGCTCAACGGCCCGCTGCGCTGGTTTCTGCGGCGCAGGGGCGTCATCACCTAG
- a CDS encoding cupin domain-containing protein has translation MSTKAPAEPLTFQFADDGAVPNNRLPFLVYKGAIGGRDLASAIEKTFRRNDWGHGLWHNGIFPFVHYHSQIHEVLGIAAGKARVRFGGNKGEELDVEAGDVAVLPAGTGHQRLSSTPDLLVIGAYPPDGHYDLCRGTSAEHARALATIPRVALPDTDPLFGADGTLTKLWR, from the coding sequence ATGAGCACGAAGGCCCCCGCAGAGCCCCTCACCTTCCAGTTCGCCGACGATGGCGCGGTGCCGAACAACCGCCTGCCGTTCCTCGTCTACAAGGGCGCGATCGGCGGACGCGATCTCGCCTCGGCGATCGAGAAGACGTTTCGCCGCAACGATTGGGGCCATGGTCTCTGGCACAACGGCATCTTTCCGTTCGTGCACTATCACTCGCAGATCCACGAGGTACTCGGCATCGCGGCCGGCAAGGCGCGCGTGCGCTTCGGCGGCAACAAGGGCGAGGAGCTCGACGTCGAAGCCGGCGATGTGGCGGTGCTGCCGGCCGGCACCGGGCATCAGCGCCTGTCATCAACACCGGATCTCCTGGTGATCGGCGCCTATCCGCCCGACGGCCACTACGACCTTTGCCGCGGCACCAGTGCCGAGCATGCCCGCGCGCTCGCGACGATCCCGCGCGTGGCACTGCCGGACACCGATCCGCTGTTCGGCGCGGACGGGACGCTGACGAAGCTGTGGCGTTGA
- a CDS encoding methyltransferase domain-containing protein, with the protein MTSWREFWDSSHSIYVSERHKDVHYRDVAEQLAAFVAAPQARVLDHGSGEAIHADLVAARAGELILCDAAATVRASVAARFAGIPKITVIAPEDVDRLPDASLDLIFANSLIQYLTADELDRMLALWRRLLIPGGVLIVADVIPPNVGALSDGLALLRYAAANGFLGAAFAGLTRTALSRYARLRSELGIARYSEAEFTQKLRAAGFSAERLPKNVEHNPARMTFRARSTD; encoded by the coding sequence ATGACCTCCTGGCGCGAATTCTGGGATAGCTCCCATTCGATCTACGTGAGCGAGCGCCACAAGGACGTGCACTATCGCGACGTCGCCGAACAGCTCGCCGCGTTCGTAGCTGCGCCGCAGGCGCGCGTGCTCGACCACGGCAGCGGTGAAGCGATTCACGCCGACTTGGTGGCGGCGCGTGCGGGCGAACTCATCCTGTGCGACGCGGCCGCAACGGTCCGCGCCTCGGTGGCGGCGCGCTTTGCCGGCATCCCCAAGATCACGGTGATCGCGCCCGAGGATGTGGACCGTCTGCCGGACGCCAGCCTCGATCTGATCTTCGCCAATTCGCTGATCCAATACCTCACGGCTGACGAGCTCGACCGCATGCTCGCGCTTTGGCGCCGCCTGCTGATCCCCGGCGGCGTCCTGATTGTCGCCGACGTGATCCCACCCAACGTCGGCGCGCTGAGCGACGGGCTCGCGCTGTTGCGGTATGCCGCCGCGAATGGATTTCTCGGAGCGGCGTTCGCCGGCCTGACGCGGACCGCGCTCTCGCGCTATGCCCGGCTGCGCAGCGAACTCGGCATTGCGCGCTACAGCGAAGCCGAGTTCACGCAGAAATTGCGCGCAGCCGGTTTTTCCGCCGAACGCTTGCCGAAAAACGTCGAGCATAACCCGGCGCGTATGACGTTTCGCGCGCGCTCGACCGATTAA
- a CDS encoding YihY/virulence factor BrkB family protein: MQSGRGRGADSPTTIPSRGWKDIFWRTYEDISGHRLLMIAAGVVFYAMLAVVPAITALVSIYGLFAKASTINEHLSFIASVMPGTAYELVRDQITRIAGNNDGKLTFAFIFGLGLALWSANAGMKSIFDALNVVYDEDEKRGFIKLNAISLTFTLCAVLALLTAVAAVVALPLVLQYLGLAEDRQTWLLALLRWPALFVLVMLGLALLYRFGPSRRDAKWRWVTPGSIFASFAWLAISALFSLYLSKFTDYNATYGSLGAVIGLMMWIWLSVIVILIGAELNAEIEHQTARDTTEGGGKPLGARGAVMADTVGEAKS, from the coding sequence ATGCAGTCGGGTCGAGGACGGGGTGCCGACAGCCCGACAACGATCCCCTCACGCGGCTGGAAAGACATCTTCTGGCGCACCTACGAAGACATCAGCGGTCACCGCTTGCTGATGATCGCCGCAGGTGTGGTGTTTTACGCCATGCTGGCCGTGGTGCCGGCGATTACCGCACTGGTGTCGATCTACGGGCTGTTCGCCAAGGCGAGCACCATCAACGAACACCTAAGCTTCATTGCGAGCGTGATGCCGGGGACGGCCTATGAGCTGGTCCGAGATCAGATCACGCGCATTGCCGGTAACAACGACGGGAAGCTCACCTTCGCGTTCATCTTCGGGCTCGGCCTTGCGCTCTGGAGCGCGAACGCCGGCATGAAGTCGATCTTCGATGCGCTCAACGTCGTCTACGACGAAGACGAGAAGCGCGGCTTCATCAAGCTGAACGCAATTTCGCTCACCTTCACACTGTGCGCTGTTCTGGCTTTGCTGACGGCGGTCGCGGCGGTGGTGGCGCTGCCGCTGGTGCTCCAATATCTCGGGCTCGCGGAGGATCGGCAAACCTGGCTTCTCGCACTGCTGCGTTGGCCTGCACTCTTTGTGCTGGTGATGCTCGGGCTTGCGCTGCTGTATCGCTTCGGCCCCTCGCGGCGCGACGCGAAATGGCGCTGGGTGACGCCGGGCAGCATCTTCGCGTCGTTTGCGTGGCTCGCGATCTCGGCGCTGTTCTCGCTCTATCTGTCGAAATTCACCGACTATAACGCGACCTACGGCTCGCTCGGCGCCGTCATCGGACTGATGATGTGGATCTGGCTGTCGGTCATCGTGATCCTGATTGGCGCCGAACTCAACGCAGAGATCGAGCATCAAACCGCGCGCGATACGACGGAAGGCGGCGGCAAGCCGCTCGGCGCGCGCGGCGCGGTCATGGCCGACACTGTTGGCGAGGCGAAGAGTTGA